In Apium graveolens cultivar Ventura chromosome 10, ASM990537v1, whole genome shotgun sequence, the following are encoded in one genomic region:
- the LOC141692955 gene encoding 8-hydroxygeraniol oxidoreductase-like — MSNCSLQVITCKAVVIWKAGETVKVEEIKVDPPKTGEVRIKMLFASVCHTDILYRHGFLPKFPRALGHEGVGMVEAVGENVNNVEIGDIVMPFYLGECGDCLNCNSGKSNLCHVYPLNLSGLLPDGTSRMSIASTGEKLYHHFCCSTWSEYTVLDSHYMVKVDPKLPLPHASFLSCGFTTGFGSAWRTANVDKASTVAVLGLGAVGLGAIEGARMQGASKIIGVDLIDFKGKKGTAFGMTDFINPKESGKSISELVKEATGGLGVDYCFECTGVPSLLSEAIESTKVGLGTIVLIGTGTDPVGHFNIVPFLCGRTLKGTILGGVKTHSDLPTIINKSVNKEIKLEELLTHEFALDEINEALETTKHPECVKILIKF; from the exons ATGAGCAACTGCAGCCTACAAGTCATAACATGTAAAG CTGTGGTGATATGGAAAGCCGGAGAGACGGTGAAGGTGGAAGAAATAAAGGTGGATCCTCCAAAAACAGGGGAGGTCAGGATCAAGATGCTCTTTGCTAGCGTTTGTCACACTGACATTCTCTACCGCCATGGTTTCCTG CCAAAATTTCCACGAGCTCTGGGACACGAAGGCGTCGG GATGGTAGAGGCAGTAGGTGAAAATGTGAATAATGTAGAAATAGGAGACATAGTAATGCCTTTTTATTTGGGTGAATGTGGTGATTGCTTAAATTGCAACTCCGGAAAATCAAATTTGTGTCATGTTTACCCTCTGAATCTAAGCGGTTTACTGCCAGACGGCACATCAAGAATGTCAATTGCCAGCACAGGCGAAAAACTGTACCACCATTTTTGCTGCTCCACTTGGTCAGAATACACGGTACTTGATTCACATTATATGGTGAAGGTTGATCCAAAGTTACCACTGCCTCATGCAAGCTTCCTTTCTTGTGGCTTCACCACTGGCTTTGGTTCTGCCTGGAGGACTGCCAATGTCGACAAGGCCTCCACTGTCGCTGTGCTTGGTCTTGGCGCTGTTGGACTTGGT GCAATAGAAGGAGCAAGAATGCAAGGAGCGTCAAAAATAATTGGAGTTGATCTTATCGATTTCAAAGGCAAGAAAGGAACAGCATTTGGAATGACTGATTTTATAAATCCTAAGGAATCTGGCAAGTCCATCTCGGAGTTGGTGAAAGAGGCAACCGGAGGACTAGGCGTCGATTATTGTTTCGAGTGCACTGGAGTTCCATCTTTGCTAAGTGAGGCCATTGAATCCACCAAAGTG GGCCTGGGAACAATAGTGTTGATAGGTACAGGCACCGACCCTGTTGGACATTTCAACATTGTTCCCTTTCTGTGCGGGCGAACACTCAAAGGAACCATCTTAGGTGGTGTTAAAACTCATTCTGATCTACCAACTATAATCAACAAATCTGTGAATAAG GAGATAAAATTAGAAGAATTGTTGACACATGAATTTGCACTCGACGAAATCAACGAGGCACTGGAGACAACAAAGCACCCAGAGTGTGTTAAAATTCTCATCAAATTTTAA
- the LOC141693523 gene encoding uncharacterized protein LOC141693523 isoform X2: protein MEPKIAESMDDTSRDSAVSYSVDDTVQTKKSIGCRSSQRTTSEASNMISGNSNLDSCNENAERKAGLKHSNISGKSHDVEVPKKVLSAGSVRGKLRTPSSHQKDADDGATVNNYVDLRGLEGHDDNISCVSGSDEASNMSNSSKVITDTKVLTISTASPRSLASEEYIKAGQPEETSFMDKHESEGIHNKPSGDVVSRAVSGHKSASYASHDIQDSETGHVGGNSEPSARECPKVEAESDSDDLVTKTLNSLEQKKDGEKSSELPALPEARETSMHSDPVNESDESDILEHDVKVCDICGDAGREDLLAVCCSCSEGAEHTYCMKEMMDKIPEGDWLCEDCKSEKRTAQEKVKCDLVVGDGVDSKNADICGKLDGLDTDAKNIKTKNDSSHVKLSRKREADDSEVSSAAKRQVFESKIRFPNVLSPRRAGMLPRDSSFKNLDRERVKPAYQIPHGVQTGKSAPEVAHPSLDARLHTSRGTFLRSKSFSSASANQKVQRLDEVVPQKHKSNREAASLGTKGGVNRMMGKSRSFHSVNSGGSNSTDSKAKMLSPKFSHGQDMKSHEHTKERSLVKRKNSLRLERPLVNSAVSTSTSSSPRIDKNLPIRDETVPFSSTSNNREFKSMHSDNRLTQLSRPVNKVINKGSEVPVPSGEGSGIGNVEEKSMQARMKDDRTSTPSTGGPIRKFSESLPDGLSKARVLTNLVESAKEISSSQPKHSTAGGKITPCQKCNVVGHTAESCTIDSTEQSLVPDVHTSRSSKDPIHEDNRLKAAIEAALLKKPGIYRKKRAQDHTDELTVSGINSEECSQDQLSNTRNPRKLVYGDQVSKEPASAWNTDIESVKKATGSNVKQFTNSSEAVNALLRRPIAPADGMSVIMDLLSNAPVSISDLPIMSAIPKHDYIWQGCFEVCRSGKQPGCYDGFQAHLSAGASPRVLETVNKFPSTVLLNELPRRSVWPIQFEETGVSEDHIALYFFARDFESYEKSYKSILESMIRNDLALKGNIDGVEILIFPSNQLPVNYQRWNTMFFFWGVFKGKRKSCLQKVPVSPKRTAGKTVSHFQQSDCVNSTNEQQGYRFDCNSMPPDQMNPPQSLQDKRSRTNSLERQVDQDFKLIKEPQAATQVSSSACDFNPSDEKKTGHLSTPYNFHALSQIHSKVSAGVQDPATAQSVGEADNEEKLGIRNTKIEGFLEAETDVDRVAMKFSSPKEPCSWPLSNFDFLVSKSGANFAGSSRAVHGNDRNETLENGGIVNKKPRSGYNDLYDSADHTSSSRDSVVIQDSTSIFPVQNKCEEGSNETLIQTPENAERYFFPVHVNHVDLGDSSILRKRGLSEDVEEPLQNKIPNLNLALGDDEIKLPLKQSLPHFLAAEIEKNKQNQPSGKLPLKQSLPHFLAAEIEKNNQDHPRGRTVTTVEEDVSAALSLSFSFPFADKEQADRAVETKELLPLERQHEVNFLRGFSDK from the exons ATGGAGCCCAAAATTGCTGAATCTATGGATGATACCTCTAGAGATAGTGCAGTAAGTTATTCAGTTGATGATACAGTTCAAACTAAAAAGAGCATAGGATGTAGGAGTTCACAACGTACTACTAGTGAAGCAAGTAATATGATCAGTGGGAATTCCAATCTTGATTCTTGCAATGAAAATGCTGAAAGGAAGGCTGGTCTTAAACATTCTAATATATCCGGTAAATCTCATGATGTCGAAGTGCCCAAAAAGGTGTTATCTGCGGGCTCTGTTAGAGGGAAACTCCGAACTCCAAGTTCACATCAAAAAGATGCAGATGATGGTGCTACTGTGAACAATTATGTGGATCTGAGAGGTTTAGAAGGTCATGATGACAACATTTCGTGCGTCAGTGGTTCTGATGAAGCATCAAACATGTCTAATTCTAGTAAGGTAATCACTGACACAAAAGTCTTAACAATATCTACTGCTTCTCCCAGAAGTTTAGCTTCTGAAGAATACATTAAAGCTGGTCAACCTGAAGAGACTTCATTTATGGATAAACATGAATCAGAAGGGATCCATAACAAACCTAGCGGGGACGTTGTATCTAGAGCTGTTTCTGGACATAAATCTGCTTCATATGCATCTCATGATATCCAGGATAGCGAAACTGGTCACGTCGGAGGGAACTCTGAACCTTCAGCAAGAGAATGTCCAAAGGTAGAAGCAGAATCTGACAGTGATGATTTGGTAACCAAAACTCTAAATTCTTTGGAACAAAAGAAAGATGGGGAAAAATCCAGCGAGTTGCCTGCGTTGCCTGAAGCCAGGGAAACATCTATGCATTCTGATCCCGTAAATGAGAGTGATGAATCTGATATATTGGAACATGAT GTAAAAGTTTGTGATATATGTGGAGATGCGGGTCGTGAAGACTTACTTGCTGTATGTTGCAGCTGTAGTGAAGGTGCTGAGCATAC ATATTGCATGAAAGAAATGATGGATAAAATTCCAGAAGGAGACTGGCTTTGTGAAGACTGCAAGTCCGAGAAAAGAACGGCTCAGGAGAAAGTAAAATGTGATTTAGTGGTTGGAGATGGTGTTGACAGCAAAAATGCTGATATTTGTGGAAAGCTAGATGGGTTAGACACAGATGCtaaaaatattaaaactaaaAATGATAGTTCACATGTGAAACTCTCTCGGAAAAGAGAAGCAGACGATTCAGAAGTTTCTTCAGCTGCAAAAAGGCAAGTTTTTGAATCAAAAATCAGATTTCCTAATGTCTTGAGTCCCAGAAGAGCTGGTATGCTTCCCCGAGATAGTTCGTTTAAGAACTTAGATAGGGAGAGAGTGAAGCCTGCTTATCAAATTCCTCATGGTGTTCAGACTGGTAAGAGTGCCCCGGAAGTTGCACATCCTTCTCTAGATGCACGTTTACATACATCTCGAG GCACTTTTTTGAGGTCCAAATCATTCAGTTCTGCAAGTGCAAATCAAAAAGTTCAGCGTTTAGATGAAGTAGTTCCTCAAAAGCATAAATCAAACCGAGAAGCTGCTTCTCTTGGCACGAAGGGAGGGGTCAACAGGATGATGGGCAAATCTAGGTCATTCCATTCTGTCAACTCAGGTGGTTCGAATTCAACTGATTCGAAGGCTAAAATGTTATCTCCTAAATTTTCTCATGGTCAGGATATGAAAAGTCATGAACACACTAAAGAGCGGAGCTTGGTTAAGAGGAAAAATTCCTTGAGATTAGAACGTCCTCTGGTCAATTCGGCAGTATCCACCTCTACATCCTCATCTCCTAGGATTGATAAAAACCTACCTATTCGTGATGAAACTGTTCCATTTTCTTCGACAAGCAATAATCGTGAATTCAAGTCTATGCACTCTGATAATAGATTAACACAGCTGTCAAGACCAGTGAATAAAgttattaataaaggttcagaAGTGCCTGTCCCTTCAG GTGAAGGAAGCGGAATCGGAAATGTTGAAGAAAAGTCTATGCAGGCTAGAATGAAGGATGATCGCACTTCGACTCCTAGCACTGGAGGACCGATCAGAAAATTTAGCGAAAGTTTACCAGATGGATTAAGCAAGGCTCGAGTTTTGACGAATCTGGTTGAGAGTGCCAAAGAAATTTCTAGTAGTCAACCAAAGCATAGTACTGCCGGTGGAAAAATTACTCCTTGCCAGAAATGCAACGTTGTTGGCCACACGGCAGAGTCCTGCACCATTGACAGCACAGAGCAATCACTTGTTCCAGATGTCCATACTTCAAGAAGTTCAAAGGACCCGATCCACGAAGATAATAGGTTGAAAGCTGCTATTGAAGCTGCATTGCTTAAAAAGCCTGGAATATACAGAAAGAAAAGAGCTCAAGATCACACTGATGAGTTAACTGTATCTGGCATAAACAGTGAAGAATGTTCTCAAGATCAGCTGTCTAATACACGTAACCCGAGAAAATTGGTATATGGAGACCAGGTAAGTAAGGAGCCAGCAAGTGCATGGAACACTGATATAGAGTCTGTAAAGAAGGCAACTGGTTCCAATGTGAAGCAGTTTACAAACTCATCTGAAGCAGTTAATGCCTTGTTACGTAGGCCTATAGCCCCTGCCGATGGCATGTCAGTCATAATGGACTTGCTAAGTAATGCTCCTGTGTCAATTTCTGATCTTCCAATTATGTCAGCCATCCCGAAGCATGACTACATTTGGCA AGGGTGTTTTGAGGTGTGTAGAAGTGGAAAACAGCCAGGCTGTTATGATGGATTTCAAGCCCATTTGTCAGCCGGTGCATCACCCAGAGTTCTTGAAACAGTGAATAAGTTTCCGAGCACGGTTCTTTTAAACGAATTACCTCGCCGAAGTGTGTGGCCAATACAGTTTGAGGAAACCGGGGTTAGCGAGGATCACATTGCACTCTATTTCTTTGCTAGAGATTTCGAAAG CTACGAGAAAAGCTACAAGTCAATACTGGAGAGTATGATCAGGAATGACCTTGCCCTGAAAGGCAACATCGATGGTGTTGAAATCCTGATATTTCCATCTAATCAGCTTCCAGTTAACTACCAAC GCTGGAACACAATGTTCTTTTTCTGGGGTGTATtcaaaggaaaaagaaaaagttgCTTGCAGAAAGTACCTGTTTCCCCTAAGAGAACAGCTGGTAAAACAGTATCCCATTTCCAGCAAAGTGATTGTGTAAACTCTACCAATGAACAGCAAGGGTACAGATTTGACTGTAATTCAATGCCCCCTGATCAGATGAATCCTCCACAATCATTGCAAGATAAAAGATCCAGAACAAATTCGTTG GAGAGACAAGTTGATCAGGACTTCAAGCTGATCAAAGAACCCCAAGCAGCAACTCAAGTTTCCAGCAGTGCTTGTGATTTCAACCCTTCTGATGAGAAGAAGACAGGTCACCTGAGTACTCCATATAATTTTCATGCTCTATCGCAGATTCACAGTAAAGTTTCAGCTGGCGTGCAAGATCCTGCTACCGCACAAAGCGTAGGGGAGGCAGATAATGAAGAGAAATTGGGCATTAGAAATACAAAAATTGAAGGGTTTTTGGAAGCAGAAACGGACGTGGATAGAGTGGCAATGAAATTCTCAAGTCCAAAGGAACCTTGCAGCTGGCCTTTATCTAATTTCGATTTTTTAGTATCAAAGTCAGGAGCCAATTTTGCTGGCTCAAGTCGAGCTGTACATGGGAATGACAGAAATGAAACATTAGAAAATGGAGGAATCGTAAATAAAAAACCAAGGTCGGGCTACAATGATTTGTATGACTCAGCTGATCACACAAGTTCTTCAAGAGATAGTGTAGTGATACAAGATTCAACTTCCATCTTCCCTGTGCAGAATAAATGCGAGGAAGGTTCTAATGAGACGTTGATCCAAACTCCAGAAAATGCCGAAAGGTACTTCTTTCCGGTTCATGTGAATCATGTTGATTTAGGTGATAGTTCTATACTTAGAAAGAGGGGATTGTCGGAGGATGTGGAGGAACCACTTCAAAATAAAATCCCAAATCTTAATCTTGCTTTAGGGGATGATGAAATAAAGCTGCCTCTAAAACAAAGCCTCCCACACTTTTTAGCTGCAGAAATAGAAAAGAATAAGCAAAATCAGCCTTCTGGGAAGCTGCCTCTAAAACAAAGCCTCCCACATTTTTTAGCAGCAGAAATAGAAAAGAATAACCAGGATCACCCTCGTGGAAGGACGGTAACCACAGTAGAGGAGGATGTGTCTGCAGCTCTCTCGCTTTCATTTTCGTTTCCCTTTGCAGATAAAGAGCAGGCAGATCGGGCAGTGGAAACGAAAGAGCTGCTCCCTCTTGAAAGGCAACATGAGGTTAATTTTCTTAGAGGCTTTTCGGACAAGTAG
- the LOC141692956 gene encoding uncharacterized protein LOC141692956 codes for MASIIASVPISGGIPLKSRDCLSTKSSLYGSTMPLTFQRKLNLQKTKRLSVCAEYGDQRGGSGGDFIAGFLMGGALFGTLAYVFAPQLRRSLLNEDEYGFRRARRPIYYDGGLEKTRQTLNAKISQLNSAIDNVSTRLRGGKNKPPIPVETAIDEEVIM; via the exons ATGGCTTCAATCATAGCTTCTGTTCCAATCTCTG GTGGAATTCCTTTGAAATCACGTGATTGTTTGTCCACAAAGTCCAGTTTGTATGGTAGCACCATGCCATTGACATTCCAAAGGAAACTGAATCTACAAAAGACCAAGCGCTTGTCTGTTTGTGCAGAGTACGG TGATCAAAGAGGTGGAAGTGGCGGAGATTTCATTGCCGGATTTCTCATGGGCGGTGCATTATTTGGAACGCTTGCATACGTGTTTGCACCACAG CTAAGAAGATCCCTGCTTAATGAAGATGAGTATGGATTTCGGAGAGCCAGGAGACCAATTTACTATGATGGTGGTCTTGAG AAAACCAGGCAGACCCTGAATGCCAAGATAAGTCAACTCAATTCTGCTATTGACAACGTGTCGACAAGGTTGAGAGGTGGAAAAAATAAGCCTCCTATTCCAGTTGAGACTGCGATCGATGAAGAAGTCATAATGTAG
- the LOC141693523 gene encoding protein PARALOG OF AIPP2 isoform X1: protein MVKRKERIVTDLYNGTLNINQLQVSSQPDKRIYRHTTHQNINVRVDPGTCNVCSAPCSSCLHVNQTCMEPKIAESMDDTSRDSAVSYSVDDTVQTKKSIGCRSSQRTTSEASNMISGNSNLDSCNENAERKAGLKHSNISGKSHDVEVPKKVLSAGSVRGKLRTPSSHQKDADDGATVNNYVDLRGLEGHDDNISCVSGSDEASNMSNSSKVITDTKVLTISTASPRSLASEEYIKAGQPEETSFMDKHESEGIHNKPSGDVVSRAVSGHKSASYASHDIQDSETGHVGGNSEPSARECPKVEAESDSDDLVTKTLNSLEQKKDGEKSSELPALPEARETSMHSDPVNESDESDILEHDVKVCDICGDAGREDLLAVCCSCSEGAEHTYCMKEMMDKIPEGDWLCEDCKSEKRTAQEKVKCDLVVGDGVDSKNADICGKLDGLDTDAKNIKTKNDSSHVKLSRKREADDSEVSSAAKRQVFESKIRFPNVLSPRRAGMLPRDSSFKNLDRERVKPAYQIPHGVQTGKSAPEVAHPSLDARLHTSRGTFLRSKSFSSASANQKVQRLDEVVPQKHKSNREAASLGTKGGVNRMMGKSRSFHSVNSGGSNSTDSKAKMLSPKFSHGQDMKSHEHTKERSLVKRKNSLRLERPLVNSAVSTSTSSSPRIDKNLPIRDETVPFSSTSNNREFKSMHSDNRLTQLSRPVNKVINKGSEVPVPSGEGSGIGNVEEKSMQARMKDDRTSTPSTGGPIRKFSESLPDGLSKARVLTNLVESAKEISSSQPKHSTAGGKITPCQKCNVVGHTAESCTIDSTEQSLVPDVHTSRSSKDPIHEDNRLKAAIEAALLKKPGIYRKKRAQDHTDELTVSGINSEECSQDQLSNTRNPRKLVYGDQVSKEPASAWNTDIESVKKATGSNVKQFTNSSEAVNALLRRPIAPADGMSVIMDLLSNAPVSISDLPIMSAIPKHDYIWQGCFEVCRSGKQPGCYDGFQAHLSAGASPRVLETVNKFPSTVLLNELPRRSVWPIQFEETGVSEDHIALYFFARDFESYEKSYKSILESMIRNDLALKGNIDGVEILIFPSNQLPVNYQRWNTMFFFWGVFKGKRKSCLQKVPVSPKRTAGKTVSHFQQSDCVNSTNEQQGYRFDCNSMPPDQMNPPQSLQDKRSRTNSLERQVDQDFKLIKEPQAATQVSSSACDFNPSDEKKTGHLSTPYNFHALSQIHSKVSAGVQDPATAQSVGEADNEEKLGIRNTKIEGFLEAETDVDRVAMKFSSPKEPCSWPLSNFDFLVSKSGANFAGSSRAVHGNDRNETLENGGIVNKKPRSGYNDLYDSADHTSSSRDSVVIQDSTSIFPVQNKCEEGSNETLIQTPENAERYFFPVHVNHVDLGDSSILRKRGLSEDVEEPLQNKIPNLNLALGDDEIKLPLKQSLPHFLAAEIEKNKQNQPSGKLPLKQSLPHFLAAEIEKNNQDHPRGRTVTTVEEDVSAALSLSFSFPFADKEQADRAVETKELLPLERQHEVNFLRGFSDK, encoded by the exons GTGTCTTCTCAACCCGATAAAAGAATTTATAGGCATACTACGCATCAAAATATCAACGTGAGAGTGGACCCTGGGACATGTAATGTGTGTTCTGCTCCTTGTTCGTCTTGTTTGCATGTTAACCAAACTTGTATGGAGCCCAAAATTGCTGAATCTATGGATGATACCTCTAGAGATAGTGCAGTAAGTTATTCAGTTGATGATACAGTTCAAACTAAAAAGAGCATAGGATGTAGGAGTTCACAACGTACTACTAGTGAAGCAAGTAATATGATCAGTGGGAATTCCAATCTTGATTCTTGCAATGAAAATGCTGAAAGGAAGGCTGGTCTTAAACATTCTAATATATCCGGTAAATCTCATGATGTCGAAGTGCCCAAAAAGGTGTTATCTGCGGGCTCTGTTAGAGGGAAACTCCGAACTCCAAGTTCACATCAAAAAGATGCAGATGATGGTGCTACTGTGAACAATTATGTGGATCTGAGAGGTTTAGAAGGTCATGATGACAACATTTCGTGCGTCAGTGGTTCTGATGAAGCATCAAACATGTCTAATTCTAGTAAGGTAATCACTGACACAAAAGTCTTAACAATATCTACTGCTTCTCCCAGAAGTTTAGCTTCTGAAGAATACATTAAAGCTGGTCAACCTGAAGAGACTTCATTTATGGATAAACATGAATCAGAAGGGATCCATAACAAACCTAGCGGGGACGTTGTATCTAGAGCTGTTTCTGGACATAAATCTGCTTCATATGCATCTCATGATATCCAGGATAGCGAAACTGGTCACGTCGGAGGGAACTCTGAACCTTCAGCAAGAGAATGTCCAAAGGTAGAAGCAGAATCTGACAGTGATGATTTGGTAACCAAAACTCTAAATTCTTTGGAACAAAAGAAAGATGGGGAAAAATCCAGCGAGTTGCCTGCGTTGCCTGAAGCCAGGGAAACATCTATGCATTCTGATCCCGTAAATGAGAGTGATGAATCTGATATATTGGAACATGAT GTAAAAGTTTGTGATATATGTGGAGATGCGGGTCGTGAAGACTTACTTGCTGTATGTTGCAGCTGTAGTGAAGGTGCTGAGCATAC ATATTGCATGAAAGAAATGATGGATAAAATTCCAGAAGGAGACTGGCTTTGTGAAGACTGCAAGTCCGAGAAAAGAACGGCTCAGGAGAAAGTAAAATGTGATTTAGTGGTTGGAGATGGTGTTGACAGCAAAAATGCTGATATTTGTGGAAAGCTAGATGGGTTAGACACAGATGCtaaaaatattaaaactaaaAATGATAGTTCACATGTGAAACTCTCTCGGAAAAGAGAAGCAGACGATTCAGAAGTTTCTTCAGCTGCAAAAAGGCAAGTTTTTGAATCAAAAATCAGATTTCCTAATGTCTTGAGTCCCAGAAGAGCTGGTATGCTTCCCCGAGATAGTTCGTTTAAGAACTTAGATAGGGAGAGAGTGAAGCCTGCTTATCAAATTCCTCATGGTGTTCAGACTGGTAAGAGTGCCCCGGAAGTTGCACATCCTTCTCTAGATGCACGTTTACATACATCTCGAG GCACTTTTTTGAGGTCCAAATCATTCAGTTCTGCAAGTGCAAATCAAAAAGTTCAGCGTTTAGATGAAGTAGTTCCTCAAAAGCATAAATCAAACCGAGAAGCTGCTTCTCTTGGCACGAAGGGAGGGGTCAACAGGATGATGGGCAAATCTAGGTCATTCCATTCTGTCAACTCAGGTGGTTCGAATTCAACTGATTCGAAGGCTAAAATGTTATCTCCTAAATTTTCTCATGGTCAGGATATGAAAAGTCATGAACACACTAAAGAGCGGAGCTTGGTTAAGAGGAAAAATTCCTTGAGATTAGAACGTCCTCTGGTCAATTCGGCAGTATCCACCTCTACATCCTCATCTCCTAGGATTGATAAAAACCTACCTATTCGTGATGAAACTGTTCCATTTTCTTCGACAAGCAATAATCGTGAATTCAAGTCTATGCACTCTGATAATAGATTAACACAGCTGTCAAGACCAGTGAATAAAgttattaataaaggttcagaAGTGCCTGTCCCTTCAG GTGAAGGAAGCGGAATCGGAAATGTTGAAGAAAAGTCTATGCAGGCTAGAATGAAGGATGATCGCACTTCGACTCCTAGCACTGGAGGACCGATCAGAAAATTTAGCGAAAGTTTACCAGATGGATTAAGCAAGGCTCGAGTTTTGACGAATCTGGTTGAGAGTGCCAAAGAAATTTCTAGTAGTCAACCAAAGCATAGTACTGCCGGTGGAAAAATTACTCCTTGCCAGAAATGCAACGTTGTTGGCCACACGGCAGAGTCCTGCACCATTGACAGCACAGAGCAATCACTTGTTCCAGATGTCCATACTTCAAGAAGTTCAAAGGACCCGATCCACGAAGATAATAGGTTGAAAGCTGCTATTGAAGCTGCATTGCTTAAAAAGCCTGGAATATACAGAAAGAAAAGAGCTCAAGATCACACTGATGAGTTAACTGTATCTGGCATAAACAGTGAAGAATGTTCTCAAGATCAGCTGTCTAATACACGTAACCCGAGAAAATTGGTATATGGAGACCAGGTAAGTAAGGAGCCAGCAAGTGCATGGAACACTGATATAGAGTCTGTAAAGAAGGCAACTGGTTCCAATGTGAAGCAGTTTACAAACTCATCTGAAGCAGTTAATGCCTTGTTACGTAGGCCTATAGCCCCTGCCGATGGCATGTCAGTCATAATGGACTTGCTAAGTAATGCTCCTGTGTCAATTTCTGATCTTCCAATTATGTCAGCCATCCCGAAGCATGACTACATTTGGCA AGGGTGTTTTGAGGTGTGTAGAAGTGGAAAACAGCCAGGCTGTTATGATGGATTTCAAGCCCATTTGTCAGCCGGTGCATCACCCAGAGTTCTTGAAACAGTGAATAAGTTTCCGAGCACGGTTCTTTTAAACGAATTACCTCGCCGAAGTGTGTGGCCAATACAGTTTGAGGAAACCGGGGTTAGCGAGGATCACATTGCACTCTATTTCTTTGCTAGAGATTTCGAAAG CTACGAGAAAAGCTACAAGTCAATACTGGAGAGTATGATCAGGAATGACCTTGCCCTGAAAGGCAACATCGATGGTGTTGAAATCCTGATATTTCCATCTAATCAGCTTCCAGTTAACTACCAAC GCTGGAACACAATGTTCTTTTTCTGGGGTGTATtcaaaggaaaaagaaaaagttgCTTGCAGAAAGTACCTGTTTCCCCTAAGAGAACAGCTGGTAAAACAGTATCCCATTTCCAGCAAAGTGATTGTGTAAACTCTACCAATGAACAGCAAGGGTACAGATTTGACTGTAATTCAATGCCCCCTGATCAGATGAATCCTCCACAATCATTGCAAGATAAAAGATCCAGAACAAATTCGTTG GAGAGACAAGTTGATCAGGACTTCAAGCTGATCAAAGAACCCCAAGCAGCAACTCAAGTTTCCAGCAGTGCTTGTGATTTCAACCCTTCTGATGAGAAGAAGACAGGTCACCTGAGTACTCCATATAATTTTCATGCTCTATCGCAGATTCACAGTAAAGTTTCAGCTGGCGTGCAAGATCCTGCTACCGCACAAAGCGTAGGGGAGGCAGATAATGAAGAGAAATTGGGCATTAGAAATACAAAAATTGAAGGGTTTTTGGAAGCAGAAACGGACGTGGATAGAGTGGCAATGAAATTCTCAAGTCCAAAGGAACCTTGCAGCTGGCCTTTATCTAATTTCGATTTTTTAGTATCAAAGTCAGGAGCCAATTTTGCTGGCTCAAGTCGAGCTGTACATGGGAATGACAGAAATGAAACATTAGAAAATGGAGGAATCGTAAATAAAAAACCAAGGTCGGGCTACAATGATTTGTATGACTCAGCTGATCACACAAGTTCTTCAAGAGATAGTGTAGTGATACAAGATTCAACTTCCATCTTCCCTGTGCAGAATAAATGCGAGGAAGGTTCTAATGAGACGTTGATCCAAACTCCAGAAAATGCCGAAAGGTACTTCTTTCCGGTTCATGTGAATCATGTTGATTTAGGTGATAGTTCTATACTTAGAAAGAGGGGATTGTCGGAGGATGTGGAGGAACCACTTCAAAATAAAATCCCAAATCTTAATCTTGCTTTAGGGGATGATGAAATAAAGCTGCCTCTAAAACAAAGCCTCCCACACTTTTTAGCTGCAGAAATAGAAAAGAATAAGCAAAATCAGCCTTCTGGGAAGCTGCCTCTAAAACAAAGCCTCCCACATTTTTTAGCAGCAGAAATAGAAAAGAATAACCAGGATCACCCTCGTGGAAGGACGGTAACCACAGTAGAGGAGGATGTGTCTGCAGCTCTCTCGCTTTCATTTTCGTTTCCCTTTGCAGATAAAGAGCAGGCAGATCGGGCAGTGGAAACGAAAGAGCTGCTCCCTCTTGAAAGGCAACATGAGGTTAATTTTCTTAGAGGCTTTTCGGACAAGTAG